Proteins found in one Primulina eburnea isolate SZY01 chromosome 16, ASM2296580v1, whole genome shotgun sequence genomic segment:
- the LOC140816697 gene encoding probable pectin methylesterase CGR2 isoform X2, which yields MAMARRPINPSRRTSESGGAPFASSLRSRSRSHPYLPTAFIIVGGLLLIGYFYRGRGDFSCTVEVQRAIPLLKMAYGGSMHRVLHVGPDTCSVVSRLLKEKDTEAWGVEPYDIEDADRKCKSLVHRGIVRVADIKFPLPYRAKSFSHVIVSDALDYLSPKYLNRTLPELARVSADGVVIFTGYPHHQKAKVVDKAKYGRLAKLRSSIWWIRYFVQMSLEENEAVIKKFEQAAVKRSYTSNCQIFHLNSYS from the exons ATGGCGATGGCGAGGAGGCCAATAAATCCATCTAGACGTACATCAGAAAGTGGAGGGGCTCCATTTGCATCTTCCCTTCGTTCAAGATCTCGTTCGCATCCTTACCTGCCCACTGCTTTCATTATTGTG GGAGGATTGCTTCTCATAGGTTATTTCTATCGTGGCAGAG GTGACTTTTCATGTACTGTGGAAGTTCAACGTGCAATTCCACTTCTAAAAATGGCATACGGTGGTAGCATGCACAGGGTTTTGCATGTCGGTCCGGACACTTGTTCTGTAGTTTCCAGATTGTTAAAAGAGAAGGATACAGAAGCTTGGGGTGTGGAACCATACGATATAGAAGATGCTGATCGTAAATGTAAGAGTTTGGTGCACAGAGGCATTGTTCGAGTAGCTGATATCAAATTTCCTCTACCCTACAGGGCAAAATCATTTTCTCATGTAATTGTCTCAGATGCATTGGATTACTTGTCTCCAAAATATCTCAACAGGACTCTTCCTGAATTAGCAAGGGTATCAGCAGATGGTGTTGTCATTTTCACAG GGTATCCCCATCATCAAAAGGCCAAAGTTGTTGATAAGGCCAAATATGGACGGTTG GCCAAGCTGCGGAGTTCTATTTGGTGGATCAGATATTTTGTTCAAATGAGCTTAGAGGAAAATGAAGCTGTGATCAAGAAGTTTGAGCAAGCTGCTGTGAAGAGATCTTATACTTCAAACTGCCAAATTTTTCATCTCAATTCGTACAGTTGA
- the LOC140816697 gene encoding probable pectin methylesterase CGR2 isoform X3: MAMARRPINPSRRTSESGGAPFASSLRSRSRSHPYLPTAFIIVGGLLLIGYFYRGRGTEANKFFSRVEGDFSCTVEVQRAIPLLKMAYGGSMHRVLHVGPDTCSVVSRLLKEKDTEAWGVEPYDIEDADRKYALDYLSPKYLNRTLPELARVSADGVVIFTGYPHHQKAKVVDKAKYGRLAKLRSSIWWIRYFVQMSLEENEAVIKKFEQAAVKRSYTSNCQIFHLNSYS, encoded by the exons ATGGCGATGGCGAGGAGGCCAATAAATCCATCTAGACGTACATCAGAAAGTGGAGGGGCTCCATTTGCATCTTCCCTTCGTTCAAGATCTCGTTCGCATCCTTACCTGCCCACTGCTTTCATTATTGTG GGAGGATTGCTTCTCATAGGTTATTTCTATCGTGGCAGAG GTACTGAAGCTAATAAATTTTTCAGTCGAGTGGAAG GTGACTTTTCATGTACTGTGGAAGTTCAACGTGCAATTCCACTTCTAAAAATGGCATACGGTGGTAGCATGCACAGGGTTTTGCATGTCGGTCCGGACACTTGTTCTGTAGTTTCCAGATTGTTAAAAGAGAAGGATACAGAAGCTTGGGGTGTGGAACCATACGATATAGAAGATGCTGATCGTAAAT ATGCATTGGATTACTTGTCTCCAAAATATCTCAACAGGACTCTTCCTGAATTAGCAAGGGTATCAGCAGATGGTGTTGTCATTTTCACAG GGTATCCCCATCATCAAAAGGCCAAAGTTGTTGATAAGGCCAAATATGGACGGTTG GCCAAGCTGCGGAGTTCTATTTGGTGGATCAGATATTTTGTTCAAATGAGCTTAGAGGAAAATGAAGCTGTGATCAAGAAGTTTGAGCAAGCTGCTGTGAAGAGATCTTATACTTCAAACTGCCAAATTTTTCATCTCAATTCGTACAGTTGA
- the LOC140816286 gene encoding inactive poly [ADP-ribose] polymerase RCD1-like isoform X1, with product MDSAPNSTMMAKKGVEGIDKCLRVAVSPCSKTRDPLILNYSNFKRTSEPKRVMFYDHGSWADYPEAVVEVIKLGFSEGKPAIEARIQGLDRFLDFYRMLEIELESGNQRSISWIDVDGKCFFPKIFINSYDNNDPDFVAGYENSPKIEVEIKLSKLGSLESLKSSDLNEMEKLSNGKREEHAEMDQPEESSFNVKVKRPKIVCEEELQSPRWSKTRVLRAEEEGYTLVKNLFLTGLKTLEPGAEVTVINQCVRRGPLDVARRQVFMKQMEITKQARGTSNMVFAWYGTSAEGVESILMHGFGIPATASRSEGHGLGIHLSPVRSPQNSALLSKMDENSEKHIILCKVILGKCEKIDAGSRQSHPSSVEYDTGVDDLTSPKWYTVWYGNMNTHIVPECVVSYRTSNVPGSVNGVPSVNWVPPSRLIAKLLYRMKSYLPMPKFQELQTLCGLYNEGKLGKNVFMRQLRSVIGDDLLRSTIQEFRG from the exons ATGGATTCCGCCCCCAATTCAACAATGATGGCGAAGAAAGGTGTCGAAGGAATTGACAAATGCCTCAGAGTCGCTGTTTCTCCATGCTCAAAGACTCGCGACCCACTGATCCTGAATTATTCCAACTTCAAACGGACCTCCGAACCGAAACGGGTCATGTTTTACGATCACGGATCTTGGGCTGACTACCCGGAGGCAGTGGTCGAAGTAATCAAGCTAGGGTTTTCCGAGGGCAAGCCCGCGATCGAGGCTCGTATTCAAGGGCTTGATCGTTTTCTAGACTTTTACCGCATGCTTGAGATTGAATTGGAGTCTGGAAATCAGCGCTCCATTTCTTGGATTGATGTTGATGGTAAGTGCTTTTTTCCCAAGATTTTTATCAACAGTTATGATAATAACGATCCGGATTTTGTCGCTGGCTATGAGAATAGTCCGAAAATTGAGGTTGAGATCAAACTTAGCAAGTTAGGTAGTTTGGAAAGTTTAAAGAGTTCGGACTTAAATGAAATGGAAAAATTAAGTAATGGAAAGAGAGAGGAACATGCAGAAATGGATCAACCGGAGGAGAGTTCGTTCAACGTTAAAGTGAAAAGGCCGAAAATTGTTTGTGAGGAAGAATTGCAGTCACCAAGATGGTCCAAGACGAGAGTTTTGAGAGCTGAGGAAGAAGGTTATACATTGGTGAAAAATTTGTTTTTGACGGGGTTGAAGACTCTGGAGCCGGGTGCAGAAGTTACTGTCATCAATCAATGTGTGAGGAGAGGACCGCTGGATGTAGCTCGTCGCCAGGTTTTCATGAAGCAGATGGAAATCACCAAACAAGCTAGAGGGACAAGTAACATGGTTTTTGCATGGTATGGGACATCTGCGGAAGGTGTGGAGAGCATTTTGATGCATGGGTTTGGGATTCCTGCGACGGCATCAAGATCTGAAGGTCATGGCTTGGGGATTCACTTGTCCCCTGTGCGTTCACCCCAGAATAG TGCACTATTATCAAAGATGGACGAGAACAGCGAGAAACATATCATTTTGTGTAAAGTGATACTAGGAAAATGCGAGAAGATTGATGCGGGGTCTCGACAGTCTCATCCTTCAAGTGTAGAGTATGATACTGGTGTGGATGACTTGACTAGTCCTAAGTGGTATACAGTGTGGTATGGAAATATGAATACCCATATTGTCCCAGAGTGTGTTGTCAGCTATAGGACTTCAAATGTGCCAG GTTCGGTAAATGGTGTTCCTAGTGTGAATTGGGTTCCGCCATCTCGCTTAATTGCCAAGTTGCTTTATAGGATGAAAAGTTATCTGCCTATGCCCAAGTTTCAAGAATTGCAAACTTTGTGTGGATTGTATAAC GAAGGAAAGTTGGGCAAAAATGTTTTCATGAGACAGTTAAGATCAGTTATTGGAGATGATCTGTTACGGTCTACTATTCAAGAATTTCGTGGCTGA
- the LOC140817482 gene encoding homeobox protein knotted-1-like 2 yields MEEECNHLSENTNSRGDFLYMTPVLAPSSSVYGRTNTGSSNHQIQLPQISSFHLQSGDCYDQSEGAQQNPTVKTEAGSSQIRALRFNYPSINREHQTVQDHHGRQESKNTCSQVDAIKAKIIAHPQYSNLLEAYMDCQKVGAPTEVVARLTMVRQEFEARQRTGPAARNVSKDPELDQFMEAYYDMLVKYREELTRPLQEAMEFIRRIESQFNMITNCPVRILNSEEKCEGVVSSEEDQENRGGETELAEIDPRAEDRELKNHLLRKYSGYLSSLKQELSKKKKKGKLPKDARQKLLNWWELHYKWPYPSESEKVALAESTGLDQKQINNWFINQRKRHWKPSDDMPFMVMDGLHHQNAAIYMDGHYMGEGPYRLGP; encoded by the exons ATGGAAGAAGAATGCAATCATCTGAGCGAGAACACAAATTCTCGAGGGGATTTTCTTTATATGACTCCAGTTCTTGCACCAAGCTCTTCGGTTTATGGAAGAACAAACACTGGCTCCAGTAATCATCAGATCCAGTTGCCGCAGATCAGTAGCTTTCATCTTCAATCAGGCGACTGTTACGATCAATCCGAAGGTGCTCAACAGAATCCCACTGTTAAAACTGAAGCTGGATCCTCGCAGATTCGTGCTCTAAGATTTAACTATCCGTCCATAAATAGAGAGCATCAAACTGTTCAAGATCATCACGGGAGACAAGAAAGCAAGAATACCTGCAGTCAAGTTGATGCGATTAAAGCCAAGATTATTGCTCATCCTCAGTATTCTAATCTTTTGGAAGCGTACATGGATTGTCAAAAG GTGGGAGCTCCGACGGAGGTGGTGGCGCGTCTGACGATGGTCCGTCAAGAATTTGAGGCGAGGCAGCGGACTGGGCCAGCTGCTCGGAATGTTTCGAAGGATCCAGAACTCGATCAGTTTATG GAAGCTTACTATGATATGCTGGTGAAGTATCGGGAGGAGCTAACCAGGCCTTTACAAGAAGCCATGGAGTTCATACGACGGATTGAATCACAATTTAACATGATAACCAACTGCCCTGTACGGATCTTAAACTCTG AGGAGAAGTGTGAAGGTGTTGTTTCGTCAGAAGAAGACCAAGAAAACCGCGGTGGAGAAACTGAACTTGCAGAGATTGATCCACGGGCAGAAGACAGGGAATTGAAAAACCACCTCTTGAGGAAGTACAGCGGATATTTAAGCAGTCTAAAGCAAGAGCTTtccaagaagaagaagaaaggcAAACTTCCAAAAGATGCTCGGCAGAAGCTACTCAACTGGTGGGAATTACATTACAAATGGCCATATCCATCG GAGTCGGAGAAGGTGGCGCTGGCTGAATCAACGGGTTTAGACCAGAAACAGATAAATAATTGGTTCATTAACCAAAGAAAACGACACTGGAAACCATCTGACGACATGCCGTTTATGGTGATGGATGGCTTGCATCATCAAAATGCTGCCATCTACATGGATGGCCATTATATGGGTGAAGGTCCTTACAGATTGGGGCCGTGA
- the LOC140816286 gene encoding inactive poly [ADP-ribose] polymerase RCD1-like isoform X2 produces the protein MDSAPNSTMMAKKGVEGIDKCLRVAVSPCSKTRDPLILNYSNFKRTSEPKRVMFYDHGSWADYPEAVVEVIKLGFSEGKPAIEARIQGLDRFLDFYRMLEIELESGNQRSISWIDVDGKCFFPKIFINSYDNNDPDFVAGYENSPKIEVEIKLSKLGSLESLKSSDLNEMEKLSNGKREEHAEMDQPEESSFNVKVKRPKIVCEEELQSPRWSKTRVLRAEEEGYTLVKNLFLTGLKTLEPGAEVTVINQCVRRGPLDVARRQVFMKQMEITKQARGTSNMVFAWYGTSAEGVESILMHGFGIPATASRSEGHGLGIHLSPVRSPQNSALLSKMDENSEKHIILCKVILGKCEKIDAGSRQSHPSSVEYDTGVDDLTSPKWYTVWYGNMNTHIVPECVVSYRTSNVPGSVNGVPSVNWVPPSRLIAKLLYRMKSYLPMPKFQELQTLCGLYNFAVLFGLTARTSVHTCFG, from the exons ATGGATTCCGCCCCCAATTCAACAATGATGGCGAAGAAAGGTGTCGAAGGAATTGACAAATGCCTCAGAGTCGCTGTTTCTCCATGCTCAAAGACTCGCGACCCACTGATCCTGAATTATTCCAACTTCAAACGGACCTCCGAACCGAAACGGGTCATGTTTTACGATCACGGATCTTGGGCTGACTACCCGGAGGCAGTGGTCGAAGTAATCAAGCTAGGGTTTTCCGAGGGCAAGCCCGCGATCGAGGCTCGTATTCAAGGGCTTGATCGTTTTCTAGACTTTTACCGCATGCTTGAGATTGAATTGGAGTCTGGAAATCAGCGCTCCATTTCTTGGATTGATGTTGATGGTAAGTGCTTTTTTCCCAAGATTTTTATCAACAGTTATGATAATAACGATCCGGATTTTGTCGCTGGCTATGAGAATAGTCCGAAAATTGAGGTTGAGATCAAACTTAGCAAGTTAGGTAGTTTGGAAAGTTTAAAGAGTTCGGACTTAAATGAAATGGAAAAATTAAGTAATGGAAAGAGAGAGGAACATGCAGAAATGGATCAACCGGAGGAGAGTTCGTTCAACGTTAAAGTGAAAAGGCCGAAAATTGTTTGTGAGGAAGAATTGCAGTCACCAAGATGGTCCAAGACGAGAGTTTTGAGAGCTGAGGAAGAAGGTTATACATTGGTGAAAAATTTGTTTTTGACGGGGTTGAAGACTCTGGAGCCGGGTGCAGAAGTTACTGTCATCAATCAATGTGTGAGGAGAGGACCGCTGGATGTAGCTCGTCGCCAGGTTTTCATGAAGCAGATGGAAATCACCAAACAAGCTAGAGGGACAAGTAACATGGTTTTTGCATGGTATGGGACATCTGCGGAAGGTGTGGAGAGCATTTTGATGCATGGGTTTGGGATTCCTGCGACGGCATCAAGATCTGAAGGTCATGGCTTGGGGATTCACTTGTCCCCTGTGCGTTCACCCCAGAATAG TGCACTATTATCAAAGATGGACGAGAACAGCGAGAAACATATCATTTTGTGTAAAGTGATACTAGGAAAATGCGAGAAGATTGATGCGGGGTCTCGACAGTCTCATCCTTCAAGTGTAGAGTATGATACTGGTGTGGATGACTTGACTAGTCCTAAGTGGTATACAGTGTGGTATGGAAATATGAATACCCATATTGTCCCAGAGTGTGTTGTCAGCTATAGGACTTCAAATGTGCCAG GTTCGGTAAATGGTGTTCCTAGTGTGAATTGGGTTCCGCCATCTCGCTTAATTGCCAAGTTGCTTTATAGGATGAAAAGTTATCTGCCTATGCCCAAGTTTCAAGAATTGCAAACTTTGTGTGGATTGTATAAC TTTGCAGTCCTCTTTGGTCTTACTGCCAGAACTTCAGTGCATACTTGCTTTGGATGA
- the LOC140817022 gene encoding squalene epoxidase 1-like, which produces MADLILWPSVLAAFLSVLLFYYGLLSKKKASSSSEEEPGTSTTTAAVTDNGDCGSRNIGDDVIIVGAGVAGAALAHTLGKEGRQVRVIERDLTEPDRIVGELLQPGGYLKLIELGLEDCVENIDAQRVFGYALLKDGKATRLSYPLEKFHSDVSGRSFHNGRFIQRMREKAASLPNVRLEQGTVVSLLEENGTIKGVAYKPKSGEELKAYAPLTIVCDGCFSNLRRSLCSPKVDVPSCFVGLVLENCQLPYANHGHVILADPSPILFYPISSTEIRCLVDVPGQKVPSISNGEMAKYLKTVVAPQVPPEIQNAFISAIEKGNIRTMPNRSMPAAPHPTPGALLMGDAFNMRHPLTGGGMTVALSDIVVLRNLLRPLHDLSDAPALRKYLESFYTLRKPVASTINTLAGALYKVFSASPDQARNEMRQACFDYLSLGGVFSDGPVSLLSGLNPRPLSLVCHFFAVAVYGVGRLLLPFPSPKRMWIGARLISSASGIIYPIIKAEGVRQMFFPATVPAYYRAPRVM; this is translated from the exons ATGGCGGATCTCATCCTCTGGCCATCTGTTTTGGCTGCCTTTTTGAGCGTCCTGCTCTTTTATTATGGGTTGTTGAGCAAAAAGAAAGCAAGCTCGTCGTCCGAGGAGGAGCCTGGAACTTCCACAACTACCGCCGCCGTCACAGATAATGGAGATTGCGGATCGAGGAATATCGGAGATGACGTCATCATCGTTGGTGCGGGCGTCGCCGGCGCTGCCCTCGCCCACACTCTCGGGAAG GAAGGGCGTCAGGTACGTGTGATTGAAAGAGATTTAACTGAGCCGGACCGGATCGTCGGAGAACTGTTGCAACCAGGTGGATACCTTAAATTGATTGAGTTGGGATTGGAAG ACTGTGTGGAGAACATTGATGCTCAGAGAGTTTTTGGTTATGCTCTGCTCAAGGATGGAAAAGCTACACGGCTTTCTTATCCTTTGGAAAAATTTCACTCTGATGTATCAGGAAGGAGCTTCCACAACGGACGCTTCATACAACGGATGCGTGAAAAAGCTGCATCTCTTCCCAA TGTTCGATTGGAGCAAGGAACTGTAGTGTCTTTACTAGAAGAAAATGGAACTATTAAAGGGGTGGCGTACAAACCAAAATCTGGTGAAGAGTTAAAAGCTTATGCACCTCTGACCATTGTATGCGACGGGTGCTTTTCTAACTTGCGTCGTTCTCTTTGTAGCCCAAAG GTTGATGTGCCGTCCTGTTTTGTTGGTTTGGTCTTGGAGAATTGCCAACTTCCATATGCAAATCACGGGCATGTTATCTTGGCCGATCCGTCTCCTATCTTGTTCTACCCCATCAGCAGTACAGAGATCCGATGCCTCGTAGATGTTCCCGGTCAAAAAGTGCCCTCCATATCAAACGGCGAAATGGCAAAATATTTGAAGACCGTTGTTGCTCCTCAG GTCCCTCCTGAAATACAAAATGCTTTCATCTCTGCAATCGAGAAAGGAAACATTAGGACAATGCCAAACAGGAGCATGCCGGCTGCTCCGCATCCCACTCCTGGAGCGTTGCTTATGGGGGATGCATTTAACATGCGGCACCCTTTGACAGGTGGAGGAATGACTGTGGCTTTATCTGATATTGTTGTACTACGTAATCTACTGAGGCCACTGCACGACCTTAGTGATGCACCTGCTCTTCGCAAATATCTGGAATCATTCTACACATTACGAAAG CCAGTTGCCTCCACGATCAACACACTGGCAGGTGCACTTTACAAGGTCTTTAGTGCCTCACCAGATCAAGCACGAAATGAGATGCGACAGGCGTGCTTCGACTATTTGAGCCTTGGGGGTGTTTTTTCAGACGGGCCAGTTTCTTTGCTTTCTGGTTTGAACCCCAGGCCACTGAGCTTGGTATGCCACTTCTTTGCAGTGGCTGTTTATGGAGTTGGCCGATTGTTACTCCCTTTCCCTTCCCCCAAACGAATGTGGATCGGTGCCAGATTGATCTCG AGTGCTTCGGGAATAATCTATCCCATTATTAAGGCGGAAGGAGTTAGGCAAATGTTCTTTCCCGCGACTGTACCTGCTTACTACCGAGCTCCTCGTGTTATGTAA
- the LOC140816374 gene encoding amino acid transporter AVT6A-like, producing MPFADRKHRRTQRSVPLLPKDHGGGELNGASFSGAVFNLSTTIVGAGIMALPETLKQLGAIPGLMAIVLAGMLTYKSIEMILRFSRAAKTGSYSGLAGDAFSGAGRNLLQFCIVLNNLGMLVVYMIIIGDVLSETWSQGVHHTGVMEEWFGLHWWTTRCSILLLTTIFVFAPLISFKRIDSLRYTSALSVALALVFVVIIAGVAVIKLIGGSIGMPQLLPDLVDQAAFWKLFTTVPVLVTAYICHHNIHPIENELKDPSQMKSIVQTSITLCTSAYVATSFFGFLLFGNQTMDDVLANFDGDLGIPFSSLLNDIVRVSYAIHLMLVFPIIFFSLRLNIDGILFPYAIPIAYDNRRFFSVTLCLMAFIFMGANSIPSIWDAFQFTGATATVSVGFIFPAAIVLRDTHGIATKNDRVVSWIMILLAVSSSTVAICSDIYSAVEDSRGKTLLNYTCKTQIEHKSSQVISLFLVNIHTSRFSDSLQVWLLKT from the exons ATGCCCTTCGCGGATCGGAAGCACCGCCGGACCCAGAGGTCCGTCCCGCTCCTTCCGAAGGACCATGGAGGCGGAGAATTGAACGGTGCTTCGTTCTCCGGCGCGGTCTTTAATCTCTCCACCACTATCGTCGGTGCCGGAATCATGGCCCTTCCGGAGACGCTCAAACAACTCGGTGCGATCCCGGGTTTGATGGCCATCGTATTGGCTGGAATGCTGAcgtataaatccatagaaatgatCCTTCGGTTCAGCAGAGCCGCCAAGACCGGTTCGTATTCCGGTCTAGCTGGTGACGCGTTCTCTGGAGCCGGTCGCAATCTTCTTCAGTTCTGTATCGTCCTTAATAATCTTGGCATGCTGGTGGTTTATATGATTATTATAG GCGATGTGTTATCAGAGACATGGTCACAAGGAGTGCACCATACGGGTGTAATGGAAGAATGGTTTGGTCTTCACTGGTGGACCACACGCTGTTCCATATTGCTCCTCACAACCATCTTTGTGTTTGCCCCTTTGATTTCTTTCAAGCGTATCG ATTCTTTAAGATACACTTCAGCATTGTCGGTGGCATTGGCTCTTGTGTTTGTGGTGATTATAGCAGGAGTAGCTGTTATCAAATTGATAGGTGGAAGCATTGGAATGCCTCAACTACTGCCTGACCTTGTTGATCAAGCAGCTTTCTGGAAACTTTTCACCACAGTTCCTGTACTTGTCACTGCGTATATTTGTCACCATAATA TTCATCCAATAGAGAATGAGCTAAAAGACCCCTCGCAGATGAAGTCAATAGTTCAGACCTCAATCACTCTGTGCACTTCAGCATATGTAGCAACCAGTTTCTTTGGATTTCTCCTCTTCGGGAATCAAACAATGGATGATGTTCTTGCGAATTTTGATGGAGATCTTGGTATCCCTTTTAGCTCGTTGCTTAATGACATTGTGAGAGTAAGCTATGCCATCCACTTGATGCTTGTATTTCCGATCATCTTCTTCTCTCTTCGTCTCAACATCGATGGTATCCTATTCCCATATGCCATTCCCATTGCATATGATAACCGGAGATTCTTTTCAGTGACACTATGTCTCATGGCCTTTATCTTCATGGGAGCAAATTCCATCCCTAGTATATGGGATGCTTTCCAGTTTACTGGTGCAACAGCTACTGTTTCCGTTGGTTTTATTTTCCCTGCTGCCATTGTCCTCAG GGATACTCATGGAATCGCAACAAAAAACGATAGAGTAGTTTCTTGGATCATGATACTTTTGGCTGTGTCTTCCAGCACTGTGGCCATCTGCAGCGATATTTACAGTGCTGTTGAGGATAG CCGGGGAAAAACACTCCTGAACTATACTTGTAAAACTCAAATAGAACATAAATCCAGCCAAGTGATCTCTCTGTTCCTGGTAAACATTCACACCTCTCGATTTTCTGATTCGTTGCAAGTGTGGTTACTTAAAACTTAA
- the LOC140816697 gene encoding probable pectin methylesterase CGR3 isoform X1, which translates to MAMARRPINPSRRTSESGGAPFASSLRSRSRSHPYLPTAFIIVGGLLLIGYFYRGRGTEANKFFSRVEGDFSCTVEVQRAIPLLKMAYGGSMHRVLHVGPDTCSVVSRLLKEKDTEAWGVEPYDIEDADRKCKSLVHRGIVRVADIKFPLPYRAKSFSHVIVSDALDYLSPKYLNRTLPELARVSADGVVIFTGYPHHQKAKVVDKAKYGRLAKLRSSIWWIRYFVQMSLEENEAVIKKFEQAAVKRSYTSNCQIFHLNSYS; encoded by the exons ATGGCGATGGCGAGGAGGCCAATAAATCCATCTAGACGTACATCAGAAAGTGGAGGGGCTCCATTTGCATCTTCCCTTCGTTCAAGATCTCGTTCGCATCCTTACCTGCCCACTGCTTTCATTATTGTG GGAGGATTGCTTCTCATAGGTTATTTCTATCGTGGCAGAG GTACTGAAGCTAATAAATTTTTCAGTCGAGTGGAAG GTGACTTTTCATGTACTGTGGAAGTTCAACGTGCAATTCCACTTCTAAAAATGGCATACGGTGGTAGCATGCACAGGGTTTTGCATGTCGGTCCGGACACTTGTTCTGTAGTTTCCAGATTGTTAAAAGAGAAGGATACAGAAGCTTGGGGTGTGGAACCATACGATATAGAAGATGCTGATCGTAAATGTAAGAGTTTGGTGCACAGAGGCATTGTTCGAGTAGCTGATATCAAATTTCCTCTACCCTACAGGGCAAAATCATTTTCTCATGTAATTGTCTCAGATGCATTGGATTACTTGTCTCCAAAATATCTCAACAGGACTCTTCCTGAATTAGCAAGGGTATCAGCAGATGGTGTTGTCATTTTCACAG GGTATCCCCATCATCAAAAGGCCAAAGTTGTTGATAAGGCCAAATATGGACGGTTG GCCAAGCTGCGGAGTTCTATTTGGTGGATCAGATATTTTGTTCAAATGAGCTTAGAGGAAAATGAAGCTGTGATCAAGAAGTTTGAGCAAGCTGCTGTGAAGAGATCTTATACTTCAAACTGCCAAATTTTTCATCTCAATTCGTACAGTTGA